A window of Cohnella herbarum contains these coding sequences:
- a CDS encoding MFS transporter, giving the protein MKFIQSTATELQGWSRNIRLFFLANMLYQIGTGMFSVLYNLYIHELGYPDAMSGKIVSMQSLATAICFIPIGLFGDRVSRRRFLVIGALCSGIILAGRSIFESESSLLTMAVLTGLFAAIFQVLAIPFLAENIAKADRIRIFSIYSAFVLASQVAGSLGGGVIADVMQAAGLNALLSFKIVLLAGSLATIAAFLPLLAIRESARSRNQNTKPLDKKPTVKPAAQPKGEMSFIAKFASVQLLIGIGSGLVVPYLNLYFTNRFSTSLSAMSLLISLGQVMTIISMLIGPSLANRIGSVKAIVIFQTLSLPFLLITGFTNLLIVASVSFLFRQALMNAANPLQSAILIDRVSTKKQSLANSCMQTAFMLGWATMGPVHSYLIATYGYYWGYALTFSITGMLYVTASTLFLLLFREKRPVAIN; this is encoded by the coding sequence ATGAAGTTTATCCAATCTACCGCAACGGAGTTGCAAGGCTGGTCCAGAAATATTCGTCTATTCTTCCTAGCGAACATGTTATATCAGATCGGTACGGGCATGTTCTCCGTTTTATATAATTTGTACATCCACGAACTCGGCTACCCTGATGCGATGAGCGGTAAAATCGTCAGTATGCAGTCGCTCGCGACGGCGATATGTTTTATTCCGATCGGTTTGTTCGGCGATCGCGTCAGCCGCAGGAGATTCCTCGTTATCGGCGCTCTGTGTAGCGGAATAATTCTGGCTGGCCGTTCAATATTCGAGTCGGAGAGCAGTCTGCTAACGATGGCTGTTCTCACAGGCTTATTCGCCGCTATCTTTCAAGTACTCGCGATTCCTTTCCTCGCCGAAAATATAGCCAAAGCGGATCGAATACGAATATTCAGCATCTATTCCGCGTTCGTGCTTGCCTCTCAAGTTGCTGGCAGCCTTGGCGGCGGAGTAATTGCGGATGTTATGCAAGCTGCGGGATTAAATGCGCTTCTCTCGTTTAAAATCGTTTTGCTCGCGGGCAGTCTAGCGACGATAGCCGCGTTTCTCCCCTTGCTAGCGATAAGGGAATCAGCACGTAGCCGGAATCAAAATACTAAACCACTCGACAAAAAACCCACCGTTAAGCCAGCAGCTCAACCGAAGGGCGAAATGTCCTTTATAGCCAAGTTTGCCTCCGTTCAGCTCTTGATCGGCATCGGGTCCGGACTTGTCGTTCCCTATTTGAATTTATATTTCACGAATCGATTCTCGACCTCTCTTAGCGCTATGAGTTTATTAATATCGTTAGGTCAAGTGATGACCATTATTTCCATGCTCATTGGTCCGTCGCTGGCCAATCGAATCGGGTCGGTGAAAGCGATCGTTATTTTCCAAACCCTGTCGCTGCCATTCTTACTAATAACGGGTTTCACGAATTTGCTGATCGTTGCCTCCGTTAGCTTTTTATTCAGACAAGCGCTCATGAATGCGGCTAATCCGCTTCAATCCGCGATTCTTATCGATCGAGTCTCCACCAAAAAACAAAGCCTCGCGAATTCCTGCATGCAGACGGCTTTTATGCTTGGCTGGGCAACGATGGGACCTGTTCATTCTTACCTCATCGCTACTTACGGTTATTATTGGGGATATGCCCTAACGTTCAGCATTACAGGCATGTTGTATGTCACCGCGTCGACACTCTTCTTACTATTATTTCGCGAGAAGAGGCCGGTGGCGATAAATTGA
- a CDS encoding fibronectin type III domain-containing protein, producing MKKYLCSLISFTLLFGLFISVPQTEAAPGGLLNGKSGYYPSWQWQTESRATDNDLQTSADIYWGSALEWGSSPVTVSSYESYLTEGRARVTFYNGMRQFLYSEEIERASSVQTVNLQVPVRNVVYIHIENIDSNASVSRLHEFDIFGALTQPPITDLAAISEDRKVKLQWTTPSVTEATYSYIKRSRMPEGPYSLIGVSTNDSFEDNDVVNGTTYYYNVTYLMEGRESDRSNEVSAVPKISSPTHLRAVANNEDKSISLDWTTVTGATYYKVKRSIFEEGPYITVAKSVYETSYTDRNAALNTEYYYVVTATNNLGQESGYSNEASAAIGGADPMRSLLTIYLSGGQIKEYDISASELDAFLAWYDAKDAGAGSAKYKLTKTGNKGPFKARSEYVIFDKILTFDVDEYDEITMP from the coding sequence GTGAAAAAGTATTTGTGCTCATTAATTAGTTTTACATTGTTGTTCGGTCTATTCATTTCCGTACCGCAAACCGAAGCCGCGCCGGGCGGGCTGTTAAACGGCAAATCGGGTTATTACCCGTCGTGGCAGTGGCAAACTGAGAGTCGAGCAACGGATAACGATCTTCAGACCTCCGCCGATATTTATTGGGGCTCTGCCCTAGAGTGGGGATCGTCGCCGGTCACGGTTTCGAGCTACGAATCGTATTTGACGGAGGGGAGAGCGAGAGTAACCTTTTATAACGGGATGAGGCAATTCTTGTATTCGGAAGAGATAGAGCGCGCATCTTCCGTTCAAACGGTTAATTTACAGGTGCCAGTCAGGAATGTCGTGTATATTCATATCGAAAATATCGATTCCAACGCTTCCGTATCCAGACTGCATGAGTTTGATATTTTCGGCGCGTTGACCCAACCTCCGATCACGGATCTTGCAGCCATTTCCGAGGATAGAAAAGTAAAGTTGCAATGGACTACGCCGAGCGTTACGGAAGCAACTTATTCTTATATCAAGCGCTCAAGAATGCCGGAGGGTCCCTATTCTCTTATCGGCGTATCTACAAACGATTCCTTCGAAGATAACGATGTCGTCAACGGGACGACTTATTACTATAACGTAACTTATCTTATGGAGGGCAGAGAAAGCGATAGGTCGAACGAGGTATCGGCTGTACCGAAGATAAGCTCTCCAACCCATCTGCGGGCTGTCGCTAATAATGAGGATAAATCCATTTCATTGGATTGGACCACTGTGACGGGTGCGACGTATTACAAAGTGAAACGATCGATCTTCGAAGAGGGACCGTATATAACCGTTGCCAAAAGCGTATACGAAACTTCGTACACGGACAGGAATGCCGCCCTGAACACGGAGTATTATTACGTAGTAACCGCAACGAATAATCTAGGTCAAGAAAGCGGATATTCGAACGAAGCTTCTGCTGCAATAGGCGGGGCCGATCCGATGCGATCGCTTCTTACGATATACTTATCCGGCGGTCAAATTAAAGAATACGACATTTCCGCATCCGAACTTGACGCCTTCCTCGCATGGTACGATGCCAAAGATGCAGGGGCCGGATCGGCAAAATACAAGCTTACGAAGACGGGTAACAAAGGACCGTTCAAAGCTCGCAGCGAATACGTGATCTTTGATAAGATCCTCACGTTCGACGTGGATGAGTACGATGAGATAACGATGCCATAA
- a CDS encoding acyl-CoA dehydrogenase family protein, which translates to MGHTKGVWGSSPSDSYERLADRFRHTFHRIREGSVQRELNRKLLYEEIGWLKDIGFGAVRIPKEKGGFGATLPEFFNLLIELAEADSNLPQALRIHFGFVERILGLPDGGQRDRWLKRLADGALIGNAQTETGESIVGSYATTLSTREERLKLTGVKYYSTGTIYADWIVVGATNEEDEIVTAIVPATAEGVDIADDWAGFGQTLTGSGTTTFSDTPVDKDEVLSRESYPKYGTAFVQMVHLATLAGIARAAARDVSAAVAERRRTFSHASAARSAEDPQVLQVVGRVHSQAYAAGAIVLKAAEALQRVCDLEETAGDTEYEDKVKDEADVEVSQAQTVVTGLTLEAVSSIFDALGASATARSKGMDRYWRNARTIASHNPLIYKERIVGDYTVNGTRPSIGWQTGIANK; encoded by the coding sequence ATGGGACATACCAAAGGCGTATGGGGCAGCAGCCCTTCGGACAGCTACGAACGGCTTGCGGATCGATTTAGGCACACTTTTCATCGAATCCGGGAAGGCTCCGTTCAGAGAGAGTTAAACCGTAAACTGCTTTACGAAGAAATCGGATGGTTGAAGGATATCGGCTTCGGAGCCGTACGGATTCCGAAGGAAAAAGGCGGGTTCGGCGCTACGCTTCCCGAATTCTTCAACCTGCTGATCGAATTGGCGGAGGCGGATTCAAACCTGCCGCAGGCGTTGCGAATTCATTTCGGCTTCGTTGAGAGAATCTTGGGTTTGCCGGACGGCGGGCAGCGGGATAGATGGCTAAAGCGGTTGGCGGACGGGGCTCTCATTGGCAACGCCCAGACGGAGACAGGAGAGTCGATAGTGGGCAGCTACGCCACAACATTATCCACGAGAGAGGAGCGCTTGAAGCTAACCGGAGTGAAGTATTATTCGACGGGTACGATTTATGCCGATTGGATCGTCGTGGGAGCGACTAACGAAGAAGACGAAATCGTGACGGCGATCGTACCGGCGACGGCGGAAGGAGTCGACATTGCGGACGATTGGGCAGGATTCGGCCAGACGCTTACGGGCAGCGGTACGACGACGTTTTCGGATACGCCGGTAGACAAGGACGAAGTGCTGAGCCGCGAATCGTATCCGAAATACGGGACGGCATTCGTCCAGATGGTTCATCTCGCGACATTGGCGGGTATTGCCAGAGCGGCCGCGAGGGATGTCTCGGCGGCGGTTGCGGAGCGCCGGAGAACGTTCTCGCATGCGTCAGCGGCCCGTTCTGCCGAAGATCCGCAAGTGCTTCAGGTCGTTGGGCGAGTGCACAGCCAAGCGTATGCCGCGGGAGCGATTGTATTGAAGGCGGCAGAAGCCCTGCAGAGAGTATGCGACTTAGAAGAGACGGCCGGCGATACGGAGTATGAGGATAAGGTGAAAGACGAGGCCGATGTCGAAGTATCGCAAGCGCAGACTGTCGTTACTGGACTAACGCTGGAGGCCGTTTCCTCCATCTTCGACGCGCTCGGCGCCTCGGCCACCGCCCGTTCGAAGGGAATGGATCGCTATTGGCGCAACGCCCGGACGATCGCTTCGCACAATCCTCTAATCTACAAAGAGAGAATCGTGGGCGATTACACGGTGAATGGAACTCGGCCGTCCATCGGCTGGCAGACCGGAATTGCAAATAAATAA
- a CDS encoding S-layer homology domain-containing protein, producing the protein MNVNASQSLVSFADANKISTWAVDAMKWSVSNGLLSGKGKGTLDPAGVVSRAEVAAIINRFVTTFNT; encoded by the coding sequence TTGAATGTCAACGCTAGTCAGTCCCTAGTCTCTTTCGCAGATGCGAACAAAATTTCGACTTGGGCAGTCGATGCGATGAAGTGGTCCGTAAGCAACGGTTTGCTTTCTGGAAAAGGTAAAGGTACGCTGGATCCCGCGGGGGTTGTATCGCGTGCCGAAGTTGCGGCGATTATTAATCGGTTTGTGACTACCTTCAACACGTAA
- a CDS encoding AraC family transcriptional regulator, which yields MDWEAHIERWSRTAVRLLDIRQYRVENGTLPDRYLAHTSFFVVTTQGEAKVSLSGKDYQTRSLHILHGGKGAELGFMPLGNDFACYLILYNAECALPEDRESFRMSYEFIPYAVLPLKEQCQAMDRLWQQSTPLDKLQAQSAFLPFVHEVMRQIRTSATESGKHNLVTEAIHYIHENYRKPITAEELAGIYGCSASYLSRLFKSHLGLGPIEYLIHVRVHKSKQFLLRSEARVQEIASSVGYSDVYYFSRLFKKHTGCSPLQFREDNRQTVQHNPSRPLKSSIVSQKHVLHNDNDNYYHLIREGDTSMFRFSRPAFGAMMLLCTTLLLNACQSNGNTGTPASQPASVEAATDSTAGETRIYEHLKGQTEIPVKPRRVVSLFHLGELIALGVKPVGSTTFILKNPLLSDTSDIADVGVPPNAEKIMSLEPDLIVTTAPFAEAFEGGYEALSKIAPTIVVEQYNDPIKDVEMFGDILGKQEEARKWNETFATKIAEYKEKISPFIGADETFSILNVRPGAYYIYGDTNMGGNILYKYLGLKPTDKVETDVIKGETWEISAEVIPDFIGDRLFLAVNEGAEKELKEAEKLIQNSPAGKTGRIYNIDFNQFLPSDPISVEQQLDIIVSLMVDSNK from the coding sequence ATGGATTGGGAAGCCCACATCGAACGGTGGAGCCGAACCGCCGTTCGATTGCTGGATATTCGACAGTATCGCGTGGAGAACGGAACTTTACCTGATCGCTATTTGGCGCATACGAGCTTTTTCGTAGTTACGACCCAGGGAGAGGCGAAGGTGAGTCTGTCGGGGAAGGACTATCAAACCCGTTCCCTCCACATTCTACACGGAGGAAAGGGTGCGGAGCTAGGCTTTATGCCGCTGGGAAACGACTTTGCCTGCTATTTGATTCTGTATAACGCAGAATGCGCCTTGCCGGAGGATCGGGAGAGCTTCCGTATGTCTTATGAATTTATTCCTTATGCGGTTTTGCCTCTGAAGGAACAGTGTCAAGCGATGGATCGCCTGTGGCAGCAATCAACTCCATTGGACAAGTTGCAGGCGCAGTCCGCCTTTCTTCCGTTCGTACATGAAGTCATGCGACAAATCCGCACATCGGCAACGGAAAGCGGCAAACATAATTTGGTAACCGAAGCGATTCACTATATTCATGAGAATTACAGGAAGCCGATTACGGCCGAGGAATTGGCCGGGATTTACGGCTGCAGCGCGAGCTACTTGTCTCGCTTGTTCAAAAGCCATTTAGGACTAGGTCCGATTGAATACTTGATTCATGTACGCGTTCATAAATCGAAGCAGTTCCTGCTGAGATCGGAGGCTCGTGTCCAGGAAATAGCGAGCAGCGTTGGCTACTCGGATGTCTATTATTTCAGTCGCTTGTTCAAGAAGCATACCGGTTGCTCTCCGCTTCAATTCCGGGAGGACAATAGGCAGACTGTTCAGCATAATCCATCACGTCCGTTAAAATCGTCCATTGTATCTCAAAAGCATGTTCTCCATAATGATAATGATAATTATTATCATTTGATTAGAGAAGGGGATACATCGATGTTCAGATTTTCAAGACCGGCGTTCGGAGCAATGATGCTATTATGCACAACTTTGCTTCTGAATGCATGTCAGTCGAACGGCAATACAGGGACGCCTGCCTCCCAACCTGCTTCAGTAGAAGCCGCTACGGACAGCACGGCTGGAGAAACGCGGATTTACGAGCATTTGAAAGGCCAAACGGAAATTCCCGTGAAGCCTCGGCGCGTGGTCAGCCTCTTCCATCTGGGCGAACTGATAGCGCTTGGAGTAAAGCCGGTAGGCTCGACTACCTTCATTCTGAAAAATCCGCTCCTAAGCGATACTTCCGATATTGCGGATGTCGGAGTTCCGCCTAACGCGGAAAAGATTATGTCGCTGGAGCCTGATCTGATTGTAACAACGGCACCGTTTGCAGAGGCATTCGAGGGCGGGTACGAAGCATTGAGCAAAATCGCGCCAACGATTGTAGTGGAGCAGTACAACGATCCGATTAAGGATGTTGAAATGTTCGGCGATATTCTCGGTAAGCAAGAGGAAGCGCGGAAATGGAATGAGACATTCGCGACAAAAATAGCGGAATACAAGGAGAAGATTAGCCCGTTCATTGGTGCCGATGAAACCTTCTCGATTTTGAACGTGCGTCCCGGTGCGTATTATATTTACGGCGATACCAATATGGGAGGCAACATTCTCTACAAGTATCTAGGTTTGAAGCCGACGGATAAAGTAGAGACTGACGTCATTAAGGGAGAAACATGGGAAATATCCGCCGAGGTAATCCCCGATTTCATAGGCGATCGGTTATTTCTGGCCGTGAATGAAGGGGCAGAGAAAGAATTGAAGGAAGCGGAGAAGCTTATTCAAAATTCGCCGGCAGGGAAGACCGGAAGGATCTACAATATCGATTTCAATCAATTTCTTCCCAGCGATCCGATTTCAGTAGAACAACAGTTGGATATCATCGTCAGTTTAATGGTTGATAGCAATAAATAA
- a CDS encoding SfnB family sulfur acquisition oxidoreductase yields MSVKIEAQTVTEPEVADAIGLAYKLGELPLDLRRRGIPAIRYAGAEGNGGLKFRTNTATEYTLQFESPVRALRRLSSGEDIRIVGITLQYRREAILVRSESPLRTLADLKNTKLGIASCGNPEDAIRIREAEKNLDVALARTGISSERPNWIELHREGADGLHAGRRELQALLLGKVEAVYEGRALAAKTRRLLGVRELEDYISYKPAVAVLTASAGLIAEHPEWVERTLAHISLASDWASENRDEVNRFAAKQLGLPEDAVESVFSECLYEQFGTTVTNDKWSHLVRLKRELQEIGLLKPDFSLDDALDQATTQRAQSLIDGGQIEIPQSEPISLYAESDLARSFFTDRRPARLLAGDEDALEAARTFAAEIRPGASDRDRRRKLPLGEMKRLAELGLLGLVVPKAYGGPDVSTRTLVEIFKLISHADGSIGQIPQNHHFFLKSIELIGSEDQKSFFFGEVLKGAQFGNALAERSGGKREKRISTTIRKSDGEEIYELSGSKYYSTGALYSHWIPVTALDEEEKRVTAFVPRHAPGVTVLDDWSGIGQRTTASGTVVLREVKVPERHRFQHWKIFEGPQYFSAFGQIMHAAIDVGIARAALEDAASFVREHSRPSFGSGAASASEEPDLIRRFGELGIRLQAAEALLDRAADAIDAARKVLNPETAGHAALTVDSAKWLVTETAIEITNALFEVAGTSSMDRKHNYDRHWRNVRIHTLHDPARLKLHNVGKWFLNGIYHEYKV; encoded by the coding sequence ATGTCGGTTAAGATAGAAGCTCAGACCGTGACGGAACCGGAAGTTGCAGACGCGATCGGTCTTGCCTACAAGCTTGGGGAATTGCCGCTCGATCTTCGGCGGAGAGGCATCCCGGCGATTCGATATGCCGGTGCCGAAGGAAACGGCGGCTTGAAGTTTAGAACCAACACTGCGACCGAATATACGCTTCAATTCGAAAGTCCAGTGCGGGCGCTGCGGCGTTTGTCCTCCGGGGAAGACATTCGCATCGTCGGAATTACGCTTCAGTATCGGCGCGAGGCGATTCTCGTGCGTTCGGAATCGCCTTTGAGGACTTTGGCAGACTTGAAGAATACGAAACTCGGGATCGCCTCTTGCGGCAACCCCGAGGATGCTATTCGCATTCGCGAAGCGGAAAAGAATCTTGATGTCGCGCTCGCGAGAACCGGGATCTCGTCGGAAAGGCCGAATTGGATAGAACTCCATCGTGAGGGAGCGGACGGTTTGCATGCCGGGAGGCGGGAATTGCAAGCTCTGCTGCTCGGAAAGGTGGAAGCCGTCTACGAAGGCAGAGCCCTCGCTGCGAAGACTCGTCGGTTGCTCGGCGTTCGGGAACTGGAGGATTACATTTCCTATAAACCCGCCGTGGCAGTGCTGACTGCTTCCGCTGGCTTGATTGCAGAACATCCCGAATGGGTTGAACGCACTCTGGCCCATATCTCCCTCGCATCCGATTGGGCTTCCGAGAACCGCGACGAAGTGAACAGATTCGCGGCCAAACAACTCGGATTGCCCGAAGACGCCGTGGAGTCGGTCTTTTCGGAGTGCCTATATGAGCAATTCGGTACAACCGTCACGAACGACAAGTGGAGTCATCTCGTCCGCCTCAAGAGGGAGCTGCAAGAGATCGGTTTGCTGAAACCGGATTTCTCTCTGGACGATGCGCTGGATCAGGCAACAACTCAGAGGGCACAATCGCTCATAGACGGCGGGCAGATCGAGATTCCCCAGAGCGAGCCAATCTCTCTATACGCGGAGAGCGATCTGGCGCGTTCGTTCTTTACGGATCGTCGACCGGCCCGGCTGCTTGCCGGGGACGAGGATGCGCTCGAGGCGGCACGAACGTTCGCGGCGGAGATCCGGCCGGGCGCTTCGGACCGGGATCGTCGGCGTAAGTTGCCGCTCGGGGAAATGAAGCGACTCGCCGAGCTCGGACTGCTTGGACTCGTTGTGCCGAAGGCTTACGGCGGACCTGACGTGAGCACCCGCACGCTCGTGGAAATCTTCAAGCTGATCTCTCACGCCGACGGATCGATCGGGCAAATCCCGCAAAACCACCATTTCTTTTTAAAGTCGATCGAGCTCATCGGCAGCGAGGATCAGAAAAGCTTTTTCTTCGGCGAAGTGCTGAAGGGAGCTCAATTCGGCAACGCTTTGGCTGAGCGAAGCGGCGGCAAACGCGAGAAGCGAATATCGACCACGATTAGGAAATCGGATGGCGAGGAAATCTACGAACTTTCCGGCAGTAAGTATTATTCGACCGGGGCGCTCTATTCCCATTGGATTCCCGTCACTGCGCTGGACGAAGAGGAGAAGCGGGTGACCGCATTCGTCCCGAGACATGCTCCGGGAGTGACGGTACTGGACGATTGGTCCGGCATCGGCCAGCGTACGACGGCTAGCGGCACCGTCGTGCTCCGGGAAGTGAAAGTGCCGGAACGTCATCGGTTCCAACATTGGAAAATCTTCGAGGGACCGCAATATTTCTCGGCATTCGGTCAAATCATGCATGCGGCGATCGACGTCGGCATCGCAAGGGCCGCTTTGGAGGATGCTGCTTCGTTCGTTCGAGAGCACTCGCGTCCTTCTTTCGGCAGCGGAGCGGCCAGCGCGTCGGAGGAGCCGGATCTGATCCGCCGGTTCGGAGAGCTAGGCATTCGCCTGCAAGCGGCGGAAGCTTTGCTGGACCGGGCCGCGGATGCCATCGACGCAGCGCGGAAGGTTCTCAACCCGGAGACGGCAGGCCATGCCGCGTTGACGGTGGACTCGGCGAAATGGCTGGTTACGGAGACCGCGATCGAAATTACGAACGCCCTATTCGAGGTCGCGGGCACATCCTCGATGGATCGCAAGCACAACTACGACCGTCATTGGCGCAACGTCCGCATCCATACGCTCCACGATCCGGCGCGTCTCAAACTTCATAACGTAGGCAAGTGGTTCCTCAATGGAATTTATCATGAATACAAAGTTTAG
- a CDS encoding AbrB/MazE/SpoVT family DNA-binding domain-containing protein: MNGVVRLKKDKRDVSRYSRKIGRMGNSLGISLPKKLAEKLKISLGDEIEFIENERGEIVLKKARQNKLPDNVRPEVLEAFFDVFEEDAGILEDLRDR; the protein is encoded by the coding sequence ATGAATGGTGTGGTCCGATTGAAGAAAGACAAAAGGGATGTATCTCGTTATTCTCGCAAAATAGGGCGGATGGGAAACAGTCTGGGCATAAGCTTGCCTAAAAAACTTGCTGAAAAATTAAAAATATCGCTTGGCGATGAGATTGAATTCATCGAAAATGAACGTGGTGAAATCGTGTTAAAAAAAGCGCGGCAAAATAAATTGCCCGATAATGTTCGCCCTGAAGTTCTAGAAGCTTTCTTTGATGTGTTTGAAGAGGATGCAGGTATTCTTGAGGATTTAAGGGACCGATAA
- a CDS encoding type II toxin-antitoxin system death-on-curing family toxin yields the protein MTYYLTKEEVVTAHYFMMRKMNDADQAGVKDHSLLDSTVQRARQSVFGEDAYPSLFDKAAALLESLVKNLCFHNGNKRTAYLVTKSFLLLNGYHLRMERKHAVEFIVDIATGMHTLETIIQMLEEHSDSR from the coding sequence ATGACGTACTATTTAACTAAAGAAGAAGTTGTCACGGCGCATTATTTCATGATGAGGAAAATGAACGATGCAGATCAAGCAGGTGTCAAGGATCATTCGCTGTTGGACTCTACGGTACAAAGGGCTCGGCAGAGTGTATTCGGAGAAGATGCATATCCATCTTTGTTTGATAAGGCTGCGGCATTATTGGAATCGTTAGTCAAAAATCTTTGTTTTCATAATGGGAATAAGCGGACAGCCTATCTTGTTACAAAGTCGTTCTTGTTGTTGAATGGGTATCATTTAAGAATGGAAAGAAAGCACGCAGTGGAGTTCATTGTCGATATTGCAACAGGGATGCATACGTTGGAGACGATTATTCAAATGCTCGAAGAACATTCTGATTCAAGATGA
- a CDS encoding MetQ/NlpA family ABC transporter substrate-binding protein — MKKQAWLSLVLVLAFLAVTACGNKNSGNSNPAAAPESSAPASSAAAESPSPSPSPEPSKEPIKVKIGVTGSDGPQWPLFKEKAKAELNIDIELIEFSDYTLPNLALANKEVDINSFQHLAFLSQFNVEHKLDIVPIGSTVVAPLGLYSQKYKAVTEIPDGSEIAVPDDPSNQGRGLLVLQQAGLIKLKDNPGLFATPDDIVENPHKIKIVSVVAQQTPRVLPDVAASIINGGIAGQAGLKLADAIFHDDPEAESTRPYINVFAVRKEDKDNASYLELAKLYQQPDIAEAVLKDTNGASFVTNIPVDQLQQTLDQLIENIKASNAK, encoded by the coding sequence ATGAAAAAACAAGCATGGCTTAGCTTAGTACTTGTCCTCGCATTCTTGGCGGTTACCGCTTGCGGCAACAAAAATTCCGGAAATAGCAATCCAGCCGCGGCACCGGAGAGCTCGGCGCCGGCATCCTCCGCCGCCGCGGAATCGCCTTCCCCGTCACCGTCTCCCGAACCCTCCAAAGAACCGATCAAAGTCAAGATCGGCGTAACCGGATCGGACGGACCGCAATGGCCGTTGTTTAAGGAAAAAGCGAAAGCGGAACTGAATATCGATATCGAGTTGATCGAGTTTTCCGATTACACCTTGCCTAACTTGGCATTGGCGAATAAAGAAGTCGACATTAACTCGTTTCAGCATTTGGCTTTCTTGAGCCAATTTAACGTGGAGCATAAGCTGGACATCGTACCGATCGGCTCAACCGTTGTAGCGCCGCTCGGTCTGTATTCCCAAAAATACAAAGCGGTGACCGAGATTCCGGATGGCTCCGAGATCGCCGTTCCCGACGATCCGTCCAATCAAGGACGCGGGTTGCTCGTGCTTCAACAAGCAGGACTGATCAAGCTGAAGGATAACCCTGGTTTGTTCGCTACTCCCGACGACATTGTCGAGAACCCGCACAAAATCAAGATTGTTTCGGTCGTCGCCCAACAAACTCCTCGCGTACTGCCGGACGTTGCAGCTTCTATTATTAACGGGGGGATTGCGGGGCAGGCAGGACTGAAATTAGCGGATGCGATTTTCCATGATGATCCTGAAGCCGAATCGACAAGACCCTATATCAATGTCTTTGCCGTTCGTAAGGAAGACAAAGATAACGCTAGTTACCTTGAACTTGCCAAACTCTATCAGCAGCCGGATATCGCGGAAGCCGTATTGAAGGATACGAACGGAGCTAGCTTCGTTACGAACATTCCGGTCGATCAGCTTCAACAAACGTTAGATCAATTGATCGAGAATATTAAAGCGTCGAATGCGAAGTAA